The following are encoded together in the Desulfococcus multivorans genome:
- a CDS encoding DVU0772 family protein has translation MLTLEDIKKDRDLINSINWEMTPEEAVRLYLEWGNNWARGDGYVIRSPDDYTTYFVINCWSRPYYIYLIRRNSEAAVELAKFELPERFEKPVCELKGVYALEDDIKAWLKKELDAD, from the coding sequence ATGTTGACGCTCGAGGACATCAAAAAAGACAGAGACCTGATCAATTCCATCAACTGGGAAATGACGCCGGAAGAAGCGGTCCGGCTCTATCTGGAATGGGGCAACAACTGGGCAAGAGGCGACGGTTATGTGATTCGATCACCGGACGATTACACCACCTATTTCGTCATCAACTGCTGGTCAAGACCCTATTATATCTACCTTATCCGACGGAATTCGGAGGCAGCCGTCGAATTGGCAAAATTCGAGCTTCCTGAGCGGTTCGAAAAACCGGTCTGCGAACTCAAAGGGGTTTATGCCCTGGAAGACGACATCAAGGCATGGCTCAAAAAAGAGCTGGATGCGGATTGA
- a CDS encoding enoyl-CoA hydratase-related protein → MSESLLLVEREDQIAILTLNRPQVMNSFNFDMLRALRDQVETLRFDPDVRVVIITGAGDRAFCAGADLKERATLSPVQVKEYIFTIRNLFTTIEQLPKPVIAAVNGIALGGGTELALACDVRIAASGATMGLTETRLAIIPGAGGTQRLPRLVGKGKAKELIFTGRRVDAAEALDIGLVNAVSDAADLITTSKKMAGMMCETGPVAIEQAKYAINYGMETDLATGLAIESNAYWVTIPTEDRLEGLAAFREKRKPVYKGR, encoded by the coding sequence ATGAGCGAAAGTTTGCTGCTGGTGGAGCGGGAGGATCAAATTGCGATACTGACCCTCAACCGTCCCCAGGTGATGAATTCATTCAATTTTGACATGCTGAGGGCTTTGAGGGATCAGGTGGAAACGCTGCGATTTGATCCCGATGTCCGGGTTGTCATCATCACCGGTGCAGGCGACCGGGCCTTTTGTGCCGGGGCCGATCTCAAGGAGCGGGCCACCCTGTCGCCGGTCCAGGTCAAGGAATACATTTTTACCATTCGGAACCTCTTTACGACCATCGAGCAGCTGCCTAAACCGGTCATCGCCGCCGTCAACGGCATTGCTTTGGGCGGTGGAACTGAACTGGCACTGGCGTGCGACGTCCGCATCGCTGCTTCGGGCGCAACCATGGGGCTTACTGAAACCCGCCTGGCCATCATTCCCGGTGCCGGCGGCACGCAGCGGCTGCCGCGACTTGTTGGTAAAGGCAAAGCCAAGGAATTGATTTTTACCGGTCGGCGGGTGGATGCGGCCGAGGCCCTCGACATCGGGCTGGTCAATGCGGTATCGGATGCCGCAGACCTGATTACCACGTCCAAAAAAATGGCCGGTATGATGTGCGAGACCGGGCCTGTTGCCATCGAACAAGCTAAATATGCCATCAATTACGGCATGGAGACCGATCTTGCCACCGGCTTGGCCATTGAATCCAATGCCTACTGGGTGACCATCCCCACCGAGGATCGCCTGGAAGGGCTTGCCGCGTTTCGGGAAAAGCGGAAACCGGTCTACAAGGGGAGATGA
- a CDS encoding acyl-CoA carboxylase subunit beta: MSENRTFWENEERKLDERVHEATWPGGQKAVDRLAKQGKQPVRDLIGLLIDPGTEFFELSRIAGFGVNYPGGIDDVHCAGLVTGIGKIQGNWTMIFANDSRVKAGTYFPITLKKHVRAQAIAERCGLNCVYIADSGGAFLPMQAEVFPDDGHFGSMFFNMARMSAKGLKQVTLSTGGNTAGGAYIVFMACQSVMIDKLAYSFLGGPPLVKMATGEVISAEDLGGARVHTQISGGADHFCANQADAVTRVREILALEPPQTLQVHRYAESPPAVGPDALYDLMPAGIHQSIDGRQILEAIADDSYFIEYKRDYAPGRGDNILCGKIRIKGIPIGVVASNAVGIIFAEAARKAAEWIVRCSQEKTPLLFVQNAPGYMVGSESEHQGIGKYGSDMVRAVSCAQVPRIQLVIGPDNGAANYGMCGRAYKPHFLFHTMRARTGVMSGRSAAGVLLSIEERNRAAKGKPMTDEEKQAFSRKMIDKYDGEAHPFYCGARILSDRVLKFSEIRDWLGMAFEVSLLEPIGEPSFGNFRF, encoded by the coding sequence ATGAGCGAAAACAGAACCTTTTGGGAAAATGAAGAAAGAAAACTGGATGAGCGGGTACACGAAGCAACATGGCCCGGGGGCCAGAAAGCCGTCGATCGTCTGGCTAAACAGGGAAAACAGCCGGTACGGGATCTGATTGGGCTTCTCATCGACCCGGGAACCGAGTTTTTTGAACTGAGTCGGATTGCCGGCTTCGGTGTGAACTATCCCGGCGGCATCGACGATGTTCATTGCGCCGGGCTGGTCACCGGCATCGGGAAGATCCAGGGTAACTGGACCATGATCTTTGCCAACGACAGCCGGGTCAAGGCAGGCACCTATTTCCCCATCACGCTGAAAAAACACGTTCGCGCCCAGGCCATCGCCGAACGGTGCGGCTTGAACTGCGTCTATATCGCCGATTCCGGCGGCGCCTTTCTCCCCATGCAGGCCGAGGTGTTTCCCGACGACGGTCATTTCGGTTCCATGTTTTTCAATATGGCGCGCATGTCGGCCAAGGGGCTCAAACAGGTGACCTTGAGTACCGGCGGCAACACGGCCGGGGGTGCCTACATCGTCTTCATGGCCTGCCAGTCCGTCATGATCGACAAACTGGCCTACTCCTTTCTGGGCGGACCGCCCCTGGTGAAAATGGCTACCGGTGAAGTGATATCCGCAGAGGATTTGGGAGGCGCCCGGGTTCATACCCAGATCTCCGGCGGTGCGGATCATTTCTGCGCAAACCAGGCGGATGCGGTGACGCGGGTACGGGAGATCCTGGCCCTGGAACCCCCTCAAACGCTTCAGGTTCACCGGTATGCGGAATCACCGCCTGCCGTGGGCCCTGATGCCCTGTACGACCTCATGCCGGCGGGCATCCATCAAAGCATCGACGGTCGACAGATTCTGGAAGCCATAGCGGACGATTCCTATTTCATCGAGTACAAGCGGGATTATGCGCCGGGCAGGGGCGACAATATTCTCTGCGGAAAGATCCGCATCAAGGGAATACCCATCGGCGTCGTCGCCTCCAATGCCGTGGGGATCATTTTTGCCGAGGCGGCGCGAAAGGCGGCCGAATGGATCGTCCGCTGTTCACAGGAAAAAACACCCCTTTTGTTCGTTCAGAACGCTCCAGGTTATATGGTCGGCTCGGAATCAGAGCATCAGGGTATCGGGAAATATGGTTCGGACATGGTGCGGGCGGTCTCCTGCGCCCAGGTGCCCCGAATTCAACTCGTCATCGGCCCCGACAACGGCGCGGCAAATTACGGCATGTGCGGCCGGGCCTACAAGCCGCACTTCCTTTTTCACACCATGCGAGCCCGAACCGGTGTCATGAGCGGACGGAGCGCTGCAGGTGTCCTCCTTTCCATTGAGGAGCGCAACCGAGCGGCCAAGGGAAAGCCCATGACCGACGAGGAAAAACAGGCATTCAGCCGGAAGATGATCGACAAATACGACGGTGAAGCGCATCCTTTCTATTGCGGCGCCCGGATTTTGAGCGACCGCGTCCTCAAGTTTTCCGAAATCCGTGATTGGTTGGGTATGGCCTTTGAGGTGAGCCTGCTTGAGCCCATCGGTGAACCGTCGTTTGGAAATTTCAGATTTTAG
- a CDS encoding pyruvate carboxyltransferase, producing MTEYDYWKIFPRMPKKVTIGDITVRDGFQHEEKFISTAAKKFYLEELIFAGCRHIEVTNLGNPYLMPQFRDAEELLAHLRGDRFKKKCERKGINYDDICLTCITIREGAVDRAIQLKEKGLGPDRVLMMVSTEEEHHFANSGTSLPDYWKEAERCIKKCTDAGIKMCGTVSTIWGSPIGGATDMKDAVEFTKRWLEIGAHDVEHADHDGSASAPDVYRYFSMILDEIPETRLHIAHFHETKRVASASVLAALQAGITNFEATLGGLGGQPANFLDDCPVKGTGEYYYEDPRYVGLVTLEDTLVQIDEMGIKHGWDVDRVLWIGKQLERTVGRRLRSEAILNGRTLKEGHPEFARPGLVKVKAKLGEDPGQKLPRDWDEKANLPEQYRARK from the coding sequence ATGACGGAATATGATTACTGGAAAATTTTCCCCCGAATGCCGAAGAAGGTGACCATCGGCGACATCACCGTCCGGGATGGATTCCAGCACGAGGAAAAATTCATCTCTACGGCGGCAAAGAAGTTTTATCTTGAGGAACTGATCTTTGCAGGATGTCGGCATATCGAGGTTACAAATCTGGGCAACCCTTACTTGATGCCCCAGTTCCGAGACGCTGAAGAGCTGCTTGCCCATCTGCGGGGAGACCGTTTCAAGAAGAAATGTGAGCGCAAGGGCATCAATTACGACGATATCTGTCTCACCTGCATCACCATCCGGGAAGGCGCCGTGGATCGGGCCATCCAACTCAAGGAGAAGGGCCTCGGACCCGACCGTGTGCTGATGATGGTTTCCACGGAGGAGGAGCATCATTTCGCCAACTCCGGAACGAGTCTGCCGGATTATTGGAAGGAGGCGGAGCGGTGCATCAAGAAGTGCACCGACGCCGGCATCAAGATGTGCGGGACGGTCAGTACCATCTGGGGCAGCCCCATCGGCGGCGCCACAGACATGAAGGATGCCGTGGAGTTCACCAAGCGGTGGCTGGAGATCGGGGCTCACGACGTGGAGCACGCCGATCATGACGGCAGCGCATCGGCGCCGGACGTCTATCGGTATTTTTCCATGATCCTCGATGAAATCCCCGAGACCCGTCTCCACATCGCCCATTTCCACGAGACCAAGCGGGTAGCCTCGGCCTCCGTTCTGGCGGCGCTTCAAGCCGGCATTACGAATTTCGAAGCGACCCTGGGCGGTCTCGGCGGTCAACCGGCAAATTTCCTCGACGACTGCCCCGTCAAGGGTACCGGCGAATATTATTACGAGGATCCCCGGTATGTGGGCCTGGTCACTCTGGAGGATACCCTCGTTCAGATCGATGAGATGGGCATAAAGCATGGCTGGGACGTGGACCGGGTTCTCTGGATCGGGAAACAGCTGGAGCGGACCGTCGGTCGGCGCCTGCGGTCGGAGGCGATTCTCAACGGTCGAACCCTCAAGGAAGGACATCCGGAATTTGCCCGGCCGGGGCTTGTCAAGGTCAAGGCCAAACTCGGTGAGGATCCGGGGCAGAAGCTTCCCAGGGATTGGGACGAAAAGGCGAATCTCCCGGAACAGTATCGTGCCCGGAAATGA
- a CDS encoding SoxR reducing system RseC family protein produces MITEYGIVTQVDVKSAWVKTVRRSTCEGCGSKDSCEAAKTGHVEALNLVGAGLGDTVTVGFETGSLIKISMLLYIFPVLFMIGGAVLGTYLAPQYGMDESAAAALFAFGSFFISFVCIRLTSSRISGNARYQAKIIKIRGRAPVAEESSASVPCSNG; encoded by the coding sequence GTGATCACCGAATACGGTATCGTCACACAAGTCGATGTCAAAAGTGCATGGGTTAAAACCGTTCGGCGAAGCACCTGTGAGGGCTGTGGTTCCAAAGACTCCTGCGAGGCGGCCAAAACGGGTCATGTGGAAGCGCTCAACCTTGTCGGGGCTGGGCTCGGGGATACTGTGACGGTGGGATTCGAAACCGGCTCGCTGATAAAGATCTCCATGCTCCTCTATATCTTTCCGGTGCTTTTCATGATCGGCGGCGCGGTTCTGGGAACCTACCTGGCCCCGCAATACGGCATGGACGAATCCGCGGCGGCGGCTCTTTTTGCCTTTGGCTCTTTTTTCATCTCGTTTGTCTGTATCCGCCTGACCAGCAGCAGGATATCGGGAAACGCAAGATATCAGGCCAAAATCATCAAAATCAGAGGCCGGGCACCAGTCGCGGAAGAATCTTCTGCGTCTGTGCCGTGCAGCAACGGATGA
- a CDS encoding TetR/AcrR family transcriptional regulator, whose product MSSMKDTIKSIAIELFFKKGYFATSISEIAKGSGIQKASIYYHYRSKEDLLFSILKATMDDLTRYLKNNLAGLDDIESKIRVAVHGHVRFHLERQKENFIANSELRGLTSEHYRAIVEKRDEYERIFQDLIRQGREEGIFADVDVKILSYAILTLCTAGASWFNPGGRLTVDEIADIYEKFILNGLKQACEASAPSRCGAKGMAICKA is encoded by the coding sequence ATGAGCAGCATGAAGGATACCATCAAGTCGATCGCCATCGAACTCTTTTTCAAAAAGGGGTACTTCGCGACGAGCATCAGTGAGATCGCAAAGGGAAGCGGTATCCAGAAAGCCAGCATCTATTATCATTACAGGAGCAAAGAGGACCTGCTTTTCAGCATCTTGAAAGCGACCATGGACGACCTGACGCGATATCTGAAAAACAACCTTGCGGGGCTTGACGACATCGAGTCCAAAATTCGCGTTGCCGTACACGGTCATGTCCGCTTCCATCTGGAGCGCCAGAAGGAAAATTTCATTGCCAACAGCGAGTTGCGGGGGCTCACCTCGGAACATTACCGGGCCATCGTCGAGAAACGCGATGAGTACGAGCGGATTTTTCAGGATTTGATTCGGCAAGGTCGCGAGGAAGGGATCTTCGCGGATGTGGACGTCAAGATTCTTTCCTATGCCATATTGACGCTTTGTACGGCAGGTGCATCCTGGTTCAATCCCGGTGGTCGCCTCACCGTTGATGAAATCGCAGACATTTACGAGAAGTTTATCCTGAACGGTCTGAAACAGGCGTGCGAGGCGTCGGCGCCGTCGAGATGCGGAGCGAAAGGCATGGCGATTTGTAAAGCATAG
- a CDS encoding acyl-CoA dehydrogenase family protein yields MEFDLTKEQEMIRKEVRKFAQSEIAPVAQELDEKEEFSVDLTRKMGEIGLFGMFVSEKYEGQGLDYLSYIIAVEEVARIDGSQAATVAAGNSLGIGPLYYFGSEEQKQKYLPKLCRGEALWGFGLTEPTAGSDAGGSKTTAVKDGNEWVLNGSKIFITNAACEMSLGVTVQAITGTRPNGKPEYTCFIVEHGTKGFKAVPMHKKMMWRSSNTAELYFDDVRIPEKNILGKPGDGFHQMLKTLDGGRLSIGAMGLGGAQGAYELALKYAKQREQFGQPISKFQAVAFKLADSAMEIECARNLLYKACWLRSRNRPFEIYAAMGKLYCSELMGRVADRAVQIHGGYGLMKDYNVERFYRDQKLLDIGEGTSEVQRIVISRHIGC; encoded by the coding sequence TTGGAATTTGATTTGACAAAAGAACAGGAAATGATCCGGAAAGAGGTGCGCAAATTTGCTCAAAGCGAAATCGCGCCGGTAGCTCAAGAGTTGGATGAAAAGGAGGAGTTTTCCGTCGATCTGACCCGGAAAATGGGAGAAATCGGGCTGTTCGGCATGTTCGTGTCTGAGAAATATGAGGGTCAGGGTCTGGATTATCTTTCGTACATCATTGCCGTGGAAGAGGTTGCCCGTATCGACGGCTCCCAGGCCGCAACCGTTGCCGCCGGTAACTCTCTCGGCATCGGTCCCCTCTATTATTTCGGCAGCGAGGAACAGAAGCAAAAATATCTGCCCAAGCTTTGCCGGGGTGAAGCGTTGTGGGGTTTTGGTCTGACCGAACCCACCGCCGGCTCCGACGCAGGCGGAAGCAAAACGACAGCCGTCAAGGACGGGAACGAATGGGTGCTGAACGGCTCCAAGATCTTCATCACCAATGCGGCTTGCGAGATGTCCCTGGGGGTTACCGTTCAGGCCATCACCGGCACGCGCCCCAACGGCAAGCCCGAGTATACCTGCTTTATCGTGGAACACGGAACAAAGGGGTTTAAAGCCGTTCCCATGCACAAGAAGATGATGTGGCGCTCTTCCAACACAGCCGAGCTCTATTTCGACGACGTTCGCATCCCAGAGAAAAACATTCTGGGCAAGCCCGGCGATGGTTTTCACCAAATGCTCAAAACCCTTGACGGCGGCAGGCTTTCCATCGGCGCCATGGGTCTGGGCGGCGCTCAAGGCGCCTATGAACTGGCGCTGAAATATGCCAAGCAGCGGGAGCAGTTCGGACAACCCATCAGCAAATTCCAGGCGGTGGCCTTCAAGCTGGCCGACAGTGCCATGGAGATCGAATGTGCCCGAAATCTGCTCTACAAAGCCTGTTGGCTGAGGAGCCGGAACCGGCCCTTTGAGATTTACGCCGCCATGGGCAAACTTTACTGTTCGGAACTCATGGGCCGGGTGGCCGATCGTGCCGTTCAGATCCACGGCGGCTACGGCCTTATGAAGGACTACAATGTGGAGCGCTTTTATCGGGATCAGAAACTTCTGGATATCGGCGAGGGAACCTCCGAAGTCCAGCGTATCGTCATCTCCCGGCACATCGGCTGTTGA
- a CDS encoding protein kinase, producing the protein MGGKVFTDTSDFFAIDNGDEIIVGEERYAVFGHERERRFGIDDPKFWVKKVKNIHTGEKRLIKLSYLETFFVTIGGVPIRCFRDPDKESRILELVKGHPHFMQGVSFKDTRNNNIRVLDIVPGPNLFVQLGTITMDHYTYFHTLLPDILKHLITAFNAIQFLHANGFRHGDIRNDHIIVERHTGNYVWIDFDFEFDAPENPFSLDIFGIGNLLIYAVGKGFHTVHGIRNDPRTYGNLFDRLEPGDFSLLDKWRFVNLRKFYPYIPPMLNDILMHFSQQAEVYYESVGEISDAVDGYIQSMGNL; encoded by the coding sequence ATGGGAGGCAAGGTCTTCACGGATACTTCCGATTTTTTTGCCATCGATAATGGGGATGAAATTATCGTCGGTGAAGAGCGGTATGCTGTGTTCGGGCACGAACGGGAACGTCGTTTCGGCATCGATGACCCCAAATTCTGGGTCAAAAAAGTCAAAAATATCCACACCGGGGAAAAAAGACTGATCAAGCTTTCATATCTTGAAACCTTTTTCGTCACCATCGGCGGCGTCCCCATCCGTTGCTTCAGAGACCCGGACAAGGAGAGCCGAATTCTGGAACTCGTTAAAGGCCACCCCCATTTCATGCAGGGAGTCTCTTTTAAAGATACCAGAAACAATAATATACGGGTACTCGATATCGTACCGGGACCGAACCTGTTCGTTCAACTCGGTACGATCACGATGGATCATTACACCTATTTCCACACCCTTCTTCCCGATATTCTCAAACATTTGATCACGGCTTTCAATGCGATACAGTTTCTCCATGCCAACGGGTTTCGACACGGGGATATCCGAAACGATCACATTATCGTGGAGCGGCATACGGGTAATTATGTCTGGATCGACTTCGACTTTGAATTCGATGCGCCGGAAAATCCTTTCAGCCTCGACATTTTCGGGATTGGAAACCTCCTGATCTACGCCGTCGGAAAAGGATTTCATACGGTTCACGGCATCCGCAACGATCCGCGCACCTATGGAAATCTGTTTGATCGACTGGAGCCCGGTGATTTTTCTCTCCTGGATAAATGGCGTTTTGTCAATTTACGTAAGTTCTATCCCTACATTCCACCCATGCTCAACGATATATTGATGCATTTTTCGCAGCAAGCCGAGGTCTACTATGAAAGTGTCGGCGAGATATCAGATGCGGTCGACGGATATATCCAATCCATGGGTAATCTATAG
- a CDS encoding helix-turn-helix domain-containing protein codes for MTAQEQPPHINVDYFEDLTGDIAESGQSGIDEIGKRLKSLREEKGLSLEELSGRTGYDAEFLAKIERQEIYPQLGTVIKLSKSLDAAFGQVLAGKGDKPYSITRRRDQRTVARSTSHKGQKNIYTYKGLAPEVKGRNMEPLIVHLQPAPEKELSQHDGEEFIYVLKGSVVLEIGEDHFELEPGDSVYYLSTIPHWIAAKDDGATILAVIYDK; via the coding sequence ATGACAGCACAAGAACAGCCACCTCATATCAACGTGGACTATTTTGAAGATTTGACCGGAGATATTGCGGAATCCGGGCAGAGTGGGATCGACGAAATCGGGAAACGTCTGAAATCTCTCAGAGAGGAGAAAGGACTATCCCTCGAGGAACTCTCCGGGAGAACAGGGTACGACGCAGAGTTTCTGGCCAAGATTGAACGCCAGGAAATCTATCCTCAGCTGGGGACGGTCATCAAGCTTTCCAAATCACTGGATGCGGCTTTCGGACAGGTTCTGGCCGGCAAGGGCGACAAACCCTATTCCATTACGCGTCGCCGGGACCAGAGAACAGTGGCCCGTTCCACATCCCACAAAGGGCAGAAAAATATCTACACCTACAAGGGGCTGGCGCCCGAGGTCAAGGGACGGAACATGGAACCGCTGATTGTCCATCTTCAGCCGGCGCCGGAAAAAGAGCTCTCCCAGCACGACGGAGAGGAGTTTATCTATGTTCTCAAGGGAAGTGTAGTGCTGGAGATCGGAGAGGACCATTTCGAACTGGAGCCGGGGGATAGTGTGTATTACCTGTCGACTATTCCCCACTGGATCGCGGCAAAGGATGACGGCGCTACGATTCTGGCCGTCATCTACGACAAATAA
- a CDS encoding universal stress protein encodes MRQQSILVALKDSKTARSVVQYFAGLPFQADRLDITLLHVFRQQPTSGEETMGEDFLRKDALRARNVLEDARKILVEGGIDPENIHILLDKNPYPTATDGIIDHFSRNVYDMVVIGRRKKSKSEEFVLGDVSIKLVRALEGAAVLVVKTI; translated from the coding sequence GTGAGACAACAATCCATTCTCGTGGCACTGAAAGATTCCAAAACCGCTCGAAGCGTGGTTCAGTATTTTGCCGGACTGCCCTTTCAAGCGGATCGCCTCGACATCACCCTCCTTCATGTCTTCCGGCAACAGCCGACAAGCGGCGAAGAAACCATGGGGGAGGATTTTTTGCGAAAGGATGCCCTGCGGGCCCGGAATGTCTTGGAAGACGCCAGGAAAATTCTGGTCGAAGGCGGCATCGATCCAGAGAATATCCATATTCTCCTGGATAAGAACCCCTATCCAACGGCCACTGACGGCATTATCGATCATTTCAGCCGCAATGTCTACGATATGGTGGTGATAGGACGCCGGAAAAAATCCAAATCCGAGGAATTCGTGCTGGGAGACGTCAGTATCAAGCTGGTGAGAGCCCTCGAAGGCGCCGCAGTTCTGGTGGTGAAAACCATTTAG
- a CDS encoding DUF4136 domain-containing protein: MMIKRLSCWMIGISIVGLLGCATVSIQTDYDPSVDFKRYETYAWDTEQQTPSDALARDPLMRKRIKKAVDQVLQEKGFRLKTAGSVDFTVVVHAGVKERMRVTNWGSRGWYDPWWGPYGGQVDVSYYTEGTLVIDVIDADTRELAWRGINEGIVREYADVEQMEKSIQETVREILKAFPPDVENSNRK; encoded by the coding sequence ATGATGATAAAACGGCTCAGCTGCTGGATGATCGGCATATCCATTGTTGGGTTGCTGGGGTGTGCAACGGTATCGATTCAAACCGACTATGACCCGAGCGTCGATTTCAAGCGGTATGAAACCTATGCATGGGACACTGAACAGCAGACACCGAGCGATGCGCTGGCCAGGGATCCCCTGATGCGAAAGCGGATCAAGAAAGCGGTGGATCAGGTATTGCAGGAAAAAGGGTTCAGGCTGAAGACGGCCGGTTCGGTCGATTTTACGGTTGTCGTTCATGCCGGCGTCAAAGAGCGGATGCGCGTTACCAACTGGGGAAGCCGTGGATGGTATGACCCCTGGTGGGGGCCTTATGGTGGACAGGTCGACGTCAGCTATTACACCGAAGGCACCCTGGTCATCGACGTCATCGACGCCGACACCCGGGAACTGGCATGGCGAGGCATCAACGAAGGCATCGTTCGTGAATATGCCGACGTCGAGCAGATGGAAAAGAGCATTCAGGAGACGGTAAGGGAAATTTTGAAGGCGTTTCCTCCGGATGTCGAGAATTCAAATCGGAAATAA
- a CDS encoding ABC transporter ATP-binding protein, which translates to MTQQTLPIIVRNLEIAYGDFVIQRNLNFQVNKGEIFVIMGGSGCGKTTVMRCMSGLKPPSRGEVLIEGVSLWRVDPDRRAGVSSRFGIVYQSGALWSSMTLAENIGLPLGEYTDLSPADIRDLAALKLALVGLAGFEDYYPSEISGGMRKRAGVARALALDPNILFFDEPSAGLDPITSSHLDDLIVQLRDHIGMTMVLVTHELPSIFDIADNAVYLDAETKSMIATGSPDQLLSESADPKVRAFLTRNGKINL; encoded by the coding sequence ATGACTCAACAGACCCTGCCCATTATCGTCAGAAATCTCGAGATCGCTTATGGGGATTTCGTAATCCAGCGGAATCTCAACTTCCAGGTCAATAAAGGAGAAATCTTCGTCATCATGGGAGGAAGCGGCTGCGGCAAGACCACCGTCATGCGATGCATGAGCGGTTTGAAGCCGCCTTCCCGAGGGGAAGTGCTTATCGAAGGCGTCAGCCTGTGGAGGGTGGATCCCGATCGACGCGCGGGGGTTTCCAGTCGATTCGGCATCGTTTACCAGAGCGGTGCGCTATGGAGTTCCATGACCCTCGCCGAAAACATCGGCCTCCCCTTGGGAGAATATACCGATCTCAGCCCGGCCGACATCCGGGACCTGGCTGCGCTGAAACTTGCTCTGGTCGGACTTGCCGGTTTTGAAGATTATTATCCATCGGAAATCAGCGGCGGCATGCGGAAGAGAGCAGGCGTTGCTCGCGCGTTGGCGCTCGATCCCAACATCCTTTTCTTTGACGAACCTTCCGCCGGACTCGACCCGATCACCTCATCCCACCTGGACGACCTCATCGTTCAACTCCGTGACCATATCGGCATGACCATGGTACTGGTTACCCACGAACTCCCGTCGATTTTCGACATCGCCGACAATGCCGTCTATCTCGATGCAGAAACCAAAAGCATGATCGCTACGGGAAGCCCCGATCAGCTCCTTTCAGAAAGCGCCGATCCGAAGGTTCGGGCGTTTTTAACCCGAAACGGCAAAATAAACCTCTAA
- a CDS encoding GAF domain-containing protein, translated as MEDAAKIHFKEFKAISRSILAYTDLKLLINHIAERICSTLKVKGCSVMLYDEREGQLFRVASCGISETYLDKGPIFIDDKYCAFSARAPVFIEDFQNDPRVQYPEDARKEGITSMLSVPIHYRKSPVGLIRIYHDSVWRPNDDDLDSFALLADYLGVVIENNGLRNFLEKVKYAMESLPLRMLEGL; from the coding sequence ATGGAAGACGCGGCAAAAATTCATTTCAAGGAATTCAAGGCCATAAGCCGATCCATTTTGGCCTACACCGACCTCAAGCTCTTGATCAACCACATTGCGGAACGTATATGCAGCACCCTGAAAGTTAAGGGGTGCAGCGTCATGCTTTACGACGAACGGGAGGGGCAGCTCTTTCGGGTCGCCAGCTGCGGCATCAGCGAGACCTACCTTGACAAGGGCCCGATATTCATAGATGACAAATATTGTGCATTTTCCGCACGTGCACCCGTTTTCATCGAGGATTTCCAGAACGATCCCCGGGTTCAGTATCCGGAGGACGCCCGAAAAGAAGGCATCACCTCCATGCTGTCGGTTCCCATCCACTATCGCAAGTCTCCCGTCGGTCTGATACGGATCTACCATGACAGTGTCTGGCGCCCCAATGACGATGATCTCGATTCATTCGCATTGCTTGCAGACTATTTGGGGGTGGTCATCGAAAACAACGGCCTCCGCAATTTTCTTGAGAAGGTGAAATACGCCATGGAATCCTTGCCGCTGAGAATGCTGGAAGGATTATAG